One Candidatus Sulfurimonas baltica DNA segment encodes these proteins:
- a CDS encoding GIY-YIG nuclease family protein, translating into MNSFIYIMTNKPKGTLYIGVTSDIIKRVYEHKNELMDCFTKKYNLKKLVYYEIYDDINEAIKREKQLKSWKREWKVELIEKVNNSWNDLYSEIL; encoded by the coding sequence ATGAATTCCTTTATTTACATAATGACAAACAAGCCAAAAGGCACTTTGTATATAGGTGTAACATCTGATATAATTAAAAGAGTTTACGAGCATAAAAATGAACTAATGGATTGCTTTACAAAAAAGTATAATCTTAAAAAATTAGTTTATTATGAAATTTATGATGATATAAATGAAGCAATTAAGCGAGAGAAACAGCTAAAATCTTGGAAAAGAGAGTGGAAAGTAGAGTTGATTGAAAAAGTAAATAATAGCTGGAATGATTTATACAGTGAAATATTGTAA